The Rhizobium sp. ZPR4 DNA segment GTGACCGACCGTGCAGAAAAAAGTGTCTGCGTAATCATTGCCGCGAAGAATGCCAGTGACACCATCGGGCTGGCCGTTGCCTCGGCCCTTCGGGAGCCCGAAGTGGCTGAAGTCGTCGTCATCGACGACGGTTCGACGGATGGAACCGCCGCCGCCGCCGCCAAGGCCGATGACGGCAGCGGCAGGCTGACAATCCAGGAATTCGAGAAGAATCGCGGTCCCGCCGCAGCACGCAATCACGCGATCGAGATATCCAAGGCTCCGTTGATCGGCATTCTCGATGCCGACGATTTCTTCTTTCCGGGGCGTTTCGCTGCGCTGCTTGCCGCTGATGATTGGGATTTCGTTGCCGATAACATCGCCTTCGTCAGTGCCGACACCGTTCCTGAGGCGCATGCACGGCTCGATCATTTCGATGCAAAGCCGCGTTTTCTCGATCTTGCTGCTTTCGTCGAGGGCAATATTTCCAAGCGCGGCGTGCGCCGCGGTGAGATCGGCTTCCTGAAGCCCTTGATGCGGCGTTCATTTCTGGATGCGCATGGCCTGCGCTACAACGAGGCGCTGCGCCTCGGCGAAGATTACGATCTGTATGTGCGTGCGCTGGCCAAGCGCGCACGCTACAAGATCATCCACAGCTGCGGTTATGGCGCGGTCGTGCGCAGCGATTCCCTGAGCGGCCGGCACAAGACAGAGGATTTGCGCCGCCTCTATGAGGCTGACCGGACCATTCTTGCCAAGGGCGGGCTTTCTTCAGAAGATGCTGCGATCATCCGCCGTCATGAGCAGCATATCCGCGATCGCTACGAGCTGCGGCATTTCCTCGACATTAAGTCGCAGTCGGGACTCTTGTCTGCCGCGATTTATGCACTTTCGCATCCCTTCGCCATCCCGGCGATAGCCGGAGGCATTCTCACGGACAAGACAGAGCGCTTCCGTAAGCGGAGCGGCGCGCCCATTGCCCATGCCGGTGCAAACGGCCTGCGCTATCTTCTGCAGGCCGCTCCGAAATAGCGGTATCGCGGCTTATAGATAGTCGCGGCGTACACCTTCGATCACATTGAGGAGGCGCTCCTTGCAGGCTGCCAGCGCGCTGTCCTTGCTCAGCTGCGGCCTTGCCTTGCTTGCCTGCCAAAGAGCCAGGGCGGAAGGCATGGCAAGCGCCTGCTTCGCCATGACGCGCAGCGTGGTCTGTTCTGGATCGGCAAGCATCACGTTTTCCCCGTAGCGCTGCTTTCCAAGCTCGGCTGCTGCCAGCGTGCTGCGCTCAAAGCCAACGCCCCAGAATTTCGCACCCTTGGCGATCGCCTCGGCGCGGGTTGAAACGGGAATGTGCTTCGGCTGATAGGTGACGCCGAGCGAGCGAGCCCAGTCGTTCCATTTGAAGCTGTTGATGGAGCGTGAGGAGCTGACTGCAATCCACGGAACGCGGAAAGCATCGGCAAGGATGGCGCCGTGCATGGATTCCGCAACGATCAGTTCGGAGGCGGCAATTTCGCGGATCACGGCCTTCGCCTCGCCGCGGGGGTCGAGATAGGAAAGGCCGACGGTCTTGCAGATTTCAGGCCAGAGGCCAGCGGCAGCCGATTCCCAATGCGGAATGAAGGTGCGCTTGCCATTTTTCGAAATGTTCTGGAATTCCGGCATTTCCGTCACCAGGACGGCGGGATCGACGATGCCCATTTCGGCGCGCAAGCCAGCCTTTTCCGCCGTCAGC contains these protein-coding regions:
- a CDS encoding glycosyltransferase family 2 protein, with translation MTDRAEKSVCVIIAAKNASDTIGLAVASALREPEVAEVVVIDDGSTDGTAAAAAKADDGSGRLTIQEFEKNRGPAAARNHAIEISKAPLIGILDADDFFFPGRFAALLAADDWDFVADNIAFVSADTVPEAHARLDHFDAKPRFLDLAAFVEGNISKRGVRRGEIGFLKPLMRRSFLDAHGLRYNEALRLGEDYDLYVRALAKRARYKIIHSCGYGAVVRSDSLSGRHKTEDLRRLYEADRTILAKGGLSSEDAAIIRRHEQHIRDRYELRHFLDIKSQSGLLSAAIYALSHPFAIPAIAGGILTDKTERFRKRSGAPIAHAGANGLRYLLQAAPK
- a CDS encoding polysaccharide pyruvyl transferase family protein, with the protein product MKPFHWESTHGNFGDDLNLWLWDFLLPGLRDVHAETLLVGVGTVLNTEILPHDGRKLVIGSGFGYGSLPDMRDTSQWDVRSVRGPLTAEKAGLRAEMGIVDPAVLVTEMPEFQNISKNGKRTFIPHWESAAAGLWPEICKTVGLSYLDPRGEAKAVIREIAASELIVAESMHGAILADAFRVPWIAVSSSRSINSFKWNDWARSLGVTYQPKHIPVSTRAEAIAKGAKFWGVGFERSTLAAAELGKQRYGENVMLADPEQTTLRVMAKQALAMPSALALWQASKARPQLSKDSALAACKERLLNVIEGVRRDYL